From one Oncorhynchus clarkii lewisi isolate Uvic-CL-2024 chromosome 6, UVic_Ocla_1.0, whole genome shotgun sequence genomic stretch:
- the LOC139410982 gene encoding glutamyl-tRNA(Gln) amidotransferase subunit C, mitochondrial, with protein sequence MYVVVNYTRRLQTLAFNLGPSCYHQGVTRVSITSQDRKSRQNFSCFRWTHLITLVHQYSTRISNSKVPRVATWEPVLESQLPPPCQVPVDLVDKLERLALVDFRNQEGLACLEKAIRFADQLHVVDTDGVDPMDSVLEERALYLREDAMAEGDCAEELLQLSKNTVEEYFVAPPGNIPLPKREERSAMFKHSEF encoded by the exons ATGTATGTCGTAGTGAATTATACACGAAGGTTACAGACCCTAGCATTTAATCTAGGGCCTTCGTGCTACCACCAAGGCGTCACAAGAGTTTCCATAACGTCACAGGACCGAAAATCCAGGCAAAACTTTAGCTGCTTTCGTTGGACTCATCTGATAACTTTAGTACATCAATATAGTACCCGAATTAGCAACTCTAAG GTGCCCAGAGTAGCAACATGGGAGCCTGTATTGGAGAGCCAGCTACCCCCA CCTTGCCAAGTTCCTGTAGACCTTGTTGACAAATTGGAGCGACTAGCCCTGGTGGATTTCCGCAACCAGGAGGGGCTGGCCTGTCTGGAGAAAGCCATCCGATTTGCAGATCAACTCCATGTTGTTGACACAGATGGGGTTGACCCGATGGATTCAGTTCTGGAGGAAAG GGCACTGTATCTGAGGGAGGATGCCATGGCAGAGGGGGACTGTGCAGAGGAACTGCTCCAGCTCTCCAAAAACACAGTGGAGGAGTACTTTGTGGCACCGCCAG GTAACATTCCACTCccgaagagagaggagagatctgCCATGTTTAAGCACTCCGAGTTCTGA